In Blastocatellia bacterium, the genomic window ATATCAACCTGATGTCGTTGTTGCCGGGCCGGCGTTTCATGCCGGGCGATATGGCTTGGCCTGCGGCCAGGTGTGCAAGCTCGCTGTCGAACAGGGGATCGCGGCAGTCACTGCAATGTATCCGGAGAATCCAGCCGTCTCGCTTTATCATCGTGACGTTTACATTTTGCCCACAGGTGATTCGGCCGCTCAAATGCGCGACGTGCTGCCACGTTTGGCCGAATTTGCTTACCGACTCGCTTGCGGGGAAACGATTGGCCCGGCGCACCGTGAAGGATACATCGCGCGTGGTGTGCGTCAGGTGGTGTGGGACGAACGGACAGCCGCTCAACGCGCCGTGCAGATGTTGAGAGCCAAGCTTTTCGGCGAACCATATCAAAGCGAAGTGCCCGTTGAAGCCTTTGATCGCATCACGCCGGCTCCGCCGGTGAACGATCTGTCTATGGCTTCGCTGGCCATTGTCACGACATCGGGATTGGTCCCTGCGGGCAATCCTGATGGGTTTAAGAGCATGAATGAATCGCGCTGGCAGTCTTACCCGATTGCCGATGAGCAAGCTTTGCGGGCCGGTCAGTGGGAGCCGGTGCACGGTGGATATGACACGCGCTTTGTGCGGGAGAATCCTCATTTGGTTGTACCGCTCGATGGATTGAGAGAATTAGAGCGTGAGGGTGTGATTGGGCGGCTCCATCCGATGTTGCTTGCCACCGTCGGCGTGGGGACGCCGATCTCAGCCGGGAAACGCATGGGAGAAGAAATCGCCGACGAGCTGCATCGGGCCAATGTCAGCGCGGCGATTTTGACATCCAACTGAGCGACCTGTTCTCGTTGCGGCGCAACGATAGCCAAAGCAATTGAAGAGGCCGGTATTCCGGTTGCTTTCATTACAGCGTTAACAGCGTTGGCTCACGATGTCGGCGCGCCCCGCATTGTGCAAGGCATCGCCATTCCTCATCCTTGTGGAAATCCGGCGTTGCCGCCTGAACGTGATCGTCAACTGCGTCGGCGCATCTTGTTGACAGCGTTGAAAGCCTTGCAGACACCGGTGGAGACACCAACCGTGTTTCGTGATCCTCAAGTGCTCGTTTGATGCGATTGGAAGTAGGGACATTTCACGTCAGCAAGGTGCGTTCGGCCGCTGCCACTGAGCTTGTCGGTGACGAGCTGCGCATCAACCAAGACGAATTGATCGCCTTGGTCATGGAAGACGCGACATTCCGTCACGCTGAGTTGGCTGTTGTGCATCCAGGTGAGAATACGCGCATCATTCATGTGCTTGATACGATTGAACCGCGCGTGAAAGTCGCCGGCCCCGGTGGCGCGTTTCCTGGCTTGATCGGTCCGATGGATACAGTGGGTCAGGGAAGAACACATCGGTTGGCCGGACTCGCCGTGATGGAGACAGCCGAAGTGCCCTGGCGTCAAACTGGCGGTCTGCTGCGCGTGCGTGAGGGGATTGTGGACATGACCGGACCCGGCGCCGACTGTAGCCCGTTTTCTCAGACGGTCAATCTGGTCCTCGTGCTTGAGCTACAGCCGGATTGTTCCGATGAAGAATACGATCATGCGATTCGATTGGCCGGGCTCAAGGTAGCCGACCGTTTGGCCAGGACTACTGTGGATCAAGCCGCACCGCAGTATCGCACCTATGATCTGACGCCGAGCGATGCATCACTGCCGCGCGTTGTTTACGTCCATCAAATTCAATCGCAAGGACCGTTCTCGCGGACGTTTTACTATGGTCAACATCTGGACCAGTTGATACCAACGCTTGTCCATCCTAATGAGCTGCTGGACGGCGCGTTGGTCAGCGGCAACAACGTGGGACAGAGTATGAAAACGCCGACGTGGTTGCACTGCAATAATCCGGTTGTGCAAGAGCTGTATGATGGGCATGGCCGCGAATGGAACTTCTGTGGCGTCATTCTCTCGCGCGGTCACTACTACGGCATTGATGAAAAGCAGCGTAGCGCCCATCAAGTGGCCAAGCTGGCGCAGATGCTCGATGCGCAGGGCGCGGTGGTGACATGGGAAGGCGGCGGCAATTCAATTATCGAAGCCATGCTCACGGTTCAATCGCTGGAGCGTGCCGGCATCAAGACAACAATCATTGCTTATGAACTGGGTGGCCCGGATGGACGGGCAACACCAACGCTGCTCTACTCAGCTCCTGAAGCTGATGCCATTGTCAGTTGTGGAACCTATGAGCGTCCAGTGCAATTG contains:
- a CDS encoding glycine/betaine/sarcosine/D-proline family reductase selenoprotein B, encoding MHYLNQFFGGIGGEDKADVGWQIREAPVGPGVGLQRQWGERARIVATLICGDNYFQDHIATVRAEALAALKQYQPDVVVAGPAFHAGRYGLACGQVCKLAVEQGIAAVTAMYPENPAVSLYHRDVYILPTGDSAAQMRDVLPRLAEFAYRLACGETIGPAHREGYIARGVRQVVWDERTAAQRAVQMLRAKLFGEPYQSEVPVEAFDRITPAPPVNDLSMASLAIVTTSGLVPAGNPDGFKSMNESRWQSYPIADEQALRAGQWEPVHGGYDTRFVRENPHLVVPLDGLRELEREGVIGRLHPMLLATVGVGTPISAGKRMGEEIADELHRANVSAAILTSNUATCSRCGATIAKAIEEAGIPVAFITALTALAHDVGAPRIVQGIAIPHPCGNPALPPERDRQLRRRILLTALKALQTPVETPTVFRDPQVLV
- a CDS encoding glycine/sarcosine/betaine reductase component B subunit; translation: MRLEVGTFHVSKVRSAAATELVGDELRINQDELIALVMEDATFRHAELAVVHPGENTRIIHVLDTIEPRVKVAGPGGAFPGLIGPMDTVGQGRTHRLAGLAVMETAEVPWRQTGGLLRVREGIVDMTGPGADCSPFSQTVNLVLVLELQPDCSDEEYDHAIRLAGLKVADRLARTTVDQAAPQYRTYDLTPSDASLPRVVYVHQIQSQGPFSRTFYYGQHLDQLIPTLVHPNELLDGALVSGNNVGQSMKTPTWLHCNNPVVQELYDGHGREWNFCGVILSRGHYYGIDEKQRSAHQVAKLAQMLDAQGAVVTWEGGGNSIIEAMLTVQSLERAGIKTTIIAYELGGPDGRATPTLLYSAPEADAIVSCGTYERPVQLPAVERVVGGTHVRLDRAGEATMLPAVGPLHFDTSLEIYCSVNQVGFGRRRCVAY